Proteins from a genomic interval of Pseudomonas sp. RC10:
- the glp gene encoding gephyrin-like molybdotransferase Glp: MSASLCDSGSLIPVDQAIRHLLQQAPPPPAQQTIPLAQALGRVLAADVRAPRDLPAWDNSAMDGFALRAADVPAAGGSLILAGRIAAGQGATPPLLAGQAVRIFTGAPLPAGADAVVPQELCRVDGDRVWLPATRRGDHVRKAGEEVREGDRLLERGTRLRAQELGLLAAAGMASVEVYRPLRVCLLSSGDELRAPGETLMPGQIYNANRHCLSALLQGWGVEVQDYGVMADDLAASRHALSLAVSECDLLLTSGGVSVGEEDHLKHAIASVGRVDLWRLAIQPGKPLAFGDVAGKPWIGVPGNPAAALITALVVVRPFLLRAQGARDVIPRPVALPAGFEWLQPNRRRQYLRARLVSQEGGQPRVELHPQQGSAMLAPACWADGLAIVERDRQVHQHDNIGFLSFADLMQ; this comes from the coding sequence ATGAGTGCTTCCCTGTGCGACAGCGGGTCGTTGATTCCGGTCGACCAGGCCATCCGTCATCTATTGCAACAGGCGCCGCCACCACCTGCGCAGCAGACCATTCCCCTTGCGCAAGCACTGGGTCGGGTGCTGGCTGCGGACGTCCGCGCGCCCCGGGATTTACCCGCATGGGACAACAGCGCCATGGATGGTTTCGCCCTGCGCGCGGCGGACGTTCCGGCGGCTGGGGGCAGTTTGATCCTGGCAGGAAGAATTGCTGCAGGGCAGGGGGCTACGCCACCTTTACTGGCTGGGCAGGCGGTGCGGATTTTTACCGGCGCACCTCTGCCAGCCGGTGCCGATGCCGTGGTGCCCCAAGAGCTGTGCCGGGTAGACGGTGATCGGGTGTGGCTCCCGGCGACTCGTCGGGGCGATCACGTGCGCAAAGCGGGGGAAGAAGTGCGCGAGGGTGATCGATTGCTGGAGCGGGGCACGCGTCTGCGGGCGCAGGAGCTGGGCTTGCTGGCGGCAGCAGGGATGGCATCGGTTGAGGTCTACCGCCCGCTGCGCGTGTGCCTGTTGAGCAGCGGTGACGAATTGCGCGCCCCTGGCGAAACCTTGATGCCGGGGCAGATTTACAACGCCAATCGCCATTGCCTGTCGGCGCTGTTGCAGGGATGGGGCGTGGAGGTCCAGGACTATGGCGTCATGGCCGACGACTTGGCCGCCAGTCGTCACGCCTTGAGTCTGGCCGTCTCGGAATGCGACCTGTTGCTTACGTCTGGCGGCGTCTCGGTCGGCGAGGAGGATCACCTCAAGCACGCGATTGCCAGCGTGGGCCGCGTTGACCTGTGGCGGCTCGCCATCCAGCCCGGCAAACCCTTGGCGTTCGGAGACGTGGCCGGAAAACCGTGGATCGGTGTGCCAGGCAATCCCGCCGCCGCGTTGATCACGGCGCTGGTGGTGGTGCGACCGTTTCTGCTGAGGGCTCAGGGGGCGCGTGACGTGATACCCCGTCCGGTTGCGTTGCCCGCCGGATTCGAGTGGTTGCAACCTAACCGCCGTCGCCAGTACCTGCGGGCGCGGCTGGTGTCACAGGAAGGGGGGCAACCCCGCGTGGAACTGCACCCGCAGCAGGGGTCGGCGATGTTGGCGCCCGCCTGCTGGGCGGACGGGTTAGCGATTGTGGAGCGCGACCGCCAAGTGCATCAGCACGACAACATAGGGTTTCTGTCGTTTGCGGACCTCATGCAGTGA
- the moaB gene encoding molybdenum cofactor biosynthesis protein B, whose translation MGHLAQCSFHSLNIAVLTISDTRTFDTDSSGRTLCERVQTAGHRLIDRQWVRDDVYQIRAALSVWIADPAVQVVLTTGGTGLTPRDNTPQAVLPLLDREVTGFGELFRHISLAEIGMSSLQSRALAGMSNGVLICCVPGSPGACRTAWDQILREQLDSRTAPCNFVPHLKPLASPAGTVVDPCGVRP comes from the coding sequence ATGGGCCACCTGGCGCAATGCTCGTTTCATTCACTGAACATCGCGGTGTTAACCATCAGCGACACCCGCACGTTTGACACTGACAGCTCGGGGCGGACCCTGTGCGAGCGGGTCCAAACGGCGGGACACAGGCTGATCGACCGTCAATGGGTCAGAGATGATGTCTACCAGATACGCGCCGCGCTTTCCGTCTGGATCGCCGACCCTGCCGTGCAAGTGGTGTTGACCACCGGGGGCACCGGGTTGACCCCGCGCGATAACACGCCCCAAGCGGTCTTGCCCTTGCTGGACCGGGAAGTCACCGGGTTTGGCGAGTTGTTTCGCCACATTTCGCTGGCGGAGATCGGCATGTCCAGCCTCCAGTCCCGGGCCTTGGCAGGTATGAGCAATGGGGTGCTGATTTGCTGCGTGCCGGGCTCGCCAGGGGCCTGTCGGACCGCGTGGGACCAGATCCTGCGCGAACAGCTGGACAGCCGCACCGCGCCTTGCAATTTCGTGCCGCACCTCAAACCGCTGGCATCACCGGCCGGCACGGTGGTCGATCCCTGCGGGGTGCGCCCATGA
- a CDS encoding IclR family transcriptional regulator — protein MSDSPQTRNSGSSITRALDIIEAVVQADHALSPADLSHLLDIPKPSVHRLLQQMQGEGYLQTNMRGGIVPNDRLHKIAVGVIYASRYKAQRQAILRHLCDTLDETCGIALPDGIDMVYYDRVQSSWPLQMYLPVGAHTPMWCTASGKLYLSSFNKTRRTQIIDNLALRRMASNTLTDPVELEIELKRVRQMDIGIDNEEFVDGMVAIAVPVRDSDGRLIACLFAHAPTIRKSLDELMTFEPAMRRAAEQLRILVEEPTELD, from the coding sequence ATGTCCGACAGTCCGCAAACCCGCAATTCCGGTTCCTCCATCACCCGTGCGCTCGACATCATCGAGGCAGTGGTTCAGGCCGACCATGCGCTATCGCCCGCCGACCTCTCCCACCTGCTGGACATTCCCAAACCGAGCGTGCACCGGCTGCTCCAGCAGATGCAGGGCGAAGGGTATTTGCAGACGAACATGCGCGGCGGCATCGTGCCCAATGACCGGTTGCACAAGATCGCCGTGGGGGTGATTTACGCCAGTCGCTACAAGGCGCAACGCCAGGCGATCCTGCGCCACCTGTGTGACACCCTCGACGAGACCTGCGGCATCGCGCTCCCCGATGGCATCGACATGGTGTATTACGACCGGGTGCAAAGCAGCTGGCCGTTGCAGATGTACCTTCCGGTAGGGGCTCATACGCCCATGTGGTGCACGGCGAGCGGGAAGCTCTACCTCAGCAGTTTCAACAAGACGCGGCGCACCCAGATCATCGACAACCTGGCGCTCCGGCGGATGGCGAGCAACACCCTGACCGACCCGGTCGAGCTTGAAATCGAACTCAAACGCGTGCGGCAGATGGACATTGGCATCGACAACGAGGAATTCGTCGATGGCATGGTCGCCATTGCGGTCCCCGTCAGAGACAGCGATGGCCGATTGATCGCCTGCCTGTTCGCGCATGCCCCGACAATCCGCAAAAGCCTCGATGAACTGATGACGTTCGAGCCCGCCATGCGCCGCGCCGCCGAGCAACTACGCATTCTGGTGGAAGAACCCACGGAGCTGGACTGA
- a CDS encoding iron-containing alcohol dehydrogenase — translation MSVPVILPRIMEVGADASARLPDVLGFLNCSRPLIVTDKTMVKLGQAQRLHEILEAKGIKSEVFDDTVPEPTAASIQAGVDKLRSGDFDAIVALGGGSPIDSAKAMAILARYGGVIRDYRFPRQVNEAGLPLIAIPTTAGTGSEVTRFTIITDETTDEKLLCAGIGFMPVAALIDYKLTLSLPARTTADTGIDAITHAIEAYVSRKANPYSDSQALAALAYLGPNLLTACQDGKNESAREAMMIGATLAGIAFSAASVAVVHGMSRPIGAFFHVPHGLSNAMLLPSLTAWSLSAAPGRYAQCAKALGVADSHDDDATAGQKLIAFLTRVNAELSVPTLADFGVERARFNEVVNTMAEQALASGSPGNNPRVPTVPEMVELYHALWD, via the coding sequence ATGTCTGTACCCGTCATCCTGCCTCGCATCATGGAGGTCGGAGCTGATGCCAGCGCGCGACTGCCTGATGTGTTGGGTTTCCTGAATTGCAGCCGCCCGCTGATCGTGACCGATAAAACCATGGTCAAACTGGGCCAGGCGCAACGCCTCCACGAGATTCTTGAAGCCAAGGGCATCAAGAGCGAAGTCTTCGATGACACCGTTCCTGAGCCCACCGCTGCCTCTATTCAAGCCGGCGTGGACAAGCTGCGCAGCGGCGACTTCGATGCCATCGTCGCCCTCGGCGGCGGCAGCCCCATCGACAGCGCCAAGGCCATGGCGATCCTTGCCCGCTACGGCGGCGTCATTCGCGACTACCGTTTCCCCCGCCAGGTCAATGAAGCCGGACTCCCCCTGATTGCGATCCCCACGACAGCGGGCACGGGTTCGGAAGTCACGCGGTTCACCATCATCACCGACGAGACCACCGACGAAAAACTGCTGTGTGCGGGCATCGGCTTCATGCCGGTCGCCGCCCTGATCGACTACAAACTGACCCTCAGCCTCCCGGCGCGCACCACCGCCGACACGGGCATCGATGCGATCACCCACGCCATCGAGGCTTATGTTTCGCGCAAGGCCAACCCTTACAGCGACAGCCAGGCACTGGCCGCGCTGGCCTATCTGGGCCCGAATCTGCTGACGGCCTGTCAGGACGGCAAGAACGAAAGCGCCCGCGAAGCGATGATGATCGGCGCGACCTTGGCCGGCATCGCGTTTTCTGCCGCCTCGGTGGCAGTAGTGCATGGCATGAGTCGCCCGATTGGCGCCTTCTTCCACGTGCCTCACGGCCTGTCCAACGCGATGTTGCTGCCCTCCCTGACCGCGTGGTCGCTGAGCGCCGCGCCCGGTCGCTATGCGCAGTGCGCCAAGGCGTTGGGCGTCGCCGACTCCCACGATGACGACGCGACGGCGGGCCAGAAACTCATCGCGTTTCTCACGCGGGTGAACGCTGAGTTGTCGGTGCCGACGCTGGCGGACTTTGGCGTAGAGCGCGCGCGCTTCAATGAAGTCGTCAACACCATGGCCGAGCAGGCGCTGGCCTCGGGTTCACCGGGCAACAACCCGCGCGTGCCGACGGTCCCGGAAATGGTCGAGCTGTATCACGCCCTGTGGGACTGA
- a CDS encoding CoA-acylating methylmalonate-semialdehyde dehydrogenase, giving the protein MSVIGHWINGETTTPDGRTQAVFNPATGESNTQVALASTVTVQAAIAAAEEAFPAWRDTPPAKRARVMFRFKELLEQNANKICELIGQEHGKISHDAAGELQRGIENVEYACGAPELLKGEHSRNVGPNIDSWSEFQPLGVVAGVTPFNFPVMVPLWMLPMAIVCGNTFVLKPSERDPSSTLYIAQLLHEAGLPAGVLNVVNGDKEAVDALLFDPRVKAVSFVGSTPIAEYIYRTATSQGKRCQALGGAKNHAIVMPDADLDNAVNSLLGAAFGSSGERCMALSVAVAVGDAVADALIGKLTEAMQGLKFGVHTDASNDFGPLITAAHRDKVVGFIDSAESQGARIVVDGRNARVAGHEDGFFVGATLIDAVNADMDSYKAEIFGPVLQVIRVATMDEAMKLINDHEYGNGTCIYTRDGEAARYFSDRIQVGMVGINIPLPVPVASHSFGGWKRSLFGDLHAYGPDGVRFYTKRKTITQRWPSANVREGAEFSMPTMK; this is encoded by the coding sequence ATGAGCGTTATCGGACACTGGATCAACGGCGAAACGACCACCCCTGATGGCCGCACCCAAGCGGTCTTCAACCCCGCCACCGGCGAGAGCAACACGCAAGTGGCACTGGCCAGCACCGTCACCGTGCAGGCGGCCATCGCCGCCGCCGAAGAGGCGTTTCCCGCGTGGCGCGACACTCCGCCCGCCAAACGTGCGCGGGTCATGTTTCGCTTCAAGGAATTGCTGGAGCAGAACGCGAATAAAATCTGCGAACTGATCGGCCAGGAACACGGCAAGATCAGTCATGACGCCGCGGGCGAATTGCAGCGCGGGATCGAGAACGTCGAGTACGCCTGCGGTGCGCCGGAGCTGCTGAAAGGCGAGCACAGCCGTAACGTCGGCCCGAACATCGACTCTTGGAGCGAGTTCCAGCCACTGGGCGTGGTGGCAGGCGTGACTCCGTTCAACTTCCCGGTGATGGTGCCGTTGTGGATGCTGCCGATGGCCATCGTCTGCGGCAACACCTTTGTCCTGAAACCCTCCGAACGCGACCCGAGCAGCACCCTCTACATCGCGCAATTGCTCCACGAAGCCGGCCTGCCAGCGGGTGTGTTGAACGTGGTCAACGGCGACAAGGAAGCCGTGGACGCCCTGCTGTTCGACCCTCGCGTGAAGGCCGTCAGCTTTGTCGGTTCGACGCCGATCGCCGAGTACATCTACCGCACCGCCACTTCCCAGGGCAAACGCTGCCAGGCGCTGGGCGGCGCGAAAAACCACGCCATCGTCATGCCCGACGCGGACCTCGATAACGCAGTCAATTCGTTGCTGGGCGCCGCGTTTGGCTCGTCCGGCGAGCGTTGCATGGCGCTGTCGGTGGCCGTTGCCGTGGGCGATGCCGTGGCGGACGCGCTGATCGGCAAACTCACCGAAGCGATGCAAGGGCTGAAATTCGGTGTCCACACCGACGCCAGCAACGACTTCGGCCCGCTGATCACCGCCGCCCACCGCGACAAGGTCGTGGGCTTCATCGACAGCGCCGAGTCTCAGGGTGCGCGAATCGTCGTCGATGGCCGTAACGCCCGCGTGGCGGGTCATGAAGACGGTTTCTTCGTCGGCGCGACGCTGATCGATGCGGTCAACGCCGACATGGACAGCTACAAGGCCGAGATTTTTGGCCCGGTGCTGCAGGTCATCCGCGTGGCGACCATGGACGAGGCCATGAAGCTGATCAACGACCACGAATATGGTAACGGCACCTGCATCTACACCCGCGACGGTGAAGCGGCGCGGTACTTCAGTGACCGGATTCAAGTGGGCATGGTAGGGATCAACATCCCGCTGCCCGTCCCCGTTGCCTCCCACAGTTTCGGTGGCTGGAAACGCTCGCTGTTCGGTGATTTGCATGCGTATGGCCCGGACGGTGTGCGCTTCTACACCAAACGTAAAACGATCACTCAGCGCTGGCCATCGGCGAACGTGCGCGAGGGCGCCGAATTCTCGATGCCGACCATGAAATGA
- a CDS encoding MFS transporter, translating into MAGYVQQESAAHASSAAKEERKIIIASSLGTVFEWYDFFLYGALAAVISKQFFAGVNETTAFIFALLAFAAGFIVRPFGALVFGRIGDMVGRKYTFLATIVIMGLSTFAVGLLPGYASIGIAAPIILVVLRMLQGLALGGEYGGAATYVAEHAPKNKRGFHTGFIQSTATLGLLLSLAVVLASRLIAGDGFDTWGWRIPFLLSIVLVAISTWIRMSLHESPSFTKMKSEGKLSKSPIRDSFTVWPNLKVVLIALFSVNAGQAVTFYAAQFYVLFFLTQVLKVDPSLANTLLIVSVIIGAPFFVFFGWLSDRIGRKKIIVTGLLLATVLYFPLFKMLGHYANPQIDAARQQSPIVVVADPATCTFQFDPVGKAKFDSPCDKVKTLLIKQGLPYTSQSAAAGTTVQVTVGSTQITGYDEAALNGAVKAAGYPAKADSALVNASGVVLVIVALMLIATMTYGPLAALMVELFPTRIRYTSMSLPYHIGNGWFGGLLPTISFALVVYTGDIFYGLWYPVLVTAVSLVCSLLFLKETKDVDLDKV; encoded by the coding sequence ATGGCAGGTTATGTGCAGCAAGAAAGCGCCGCGCACGCGAGCAGCGCCGCCAAGGAAGAACGCAAGATCATCATCGCGTCTTCCCTGGGTACGGTTTTCGAGTGGTACGATTTTTTTCTCTACGGGGCATTGGCGGCAGTCATCAGTAAGCAGTTCTTCGCCGGTGTAAACGAAACCACCGCGTTCATCTTCGCCCTGCTGGCGTTCGCCGCAGGCTTCATCGTAAGGCCGTTCGGCGCACTGGTCTTTGGCCGGATCGGCGACATGGTCGGCCGCAAATACACCTTTCTCGCCACGATCGTCATCATGGGCCTCTCGACGTTCGCCGTGGGCTTGCTGCCCGGCTACGCCAGCATCGGCATCGCGGCGCCCATCATCCTTGTCGTCCTGCGCATGCTTCAAGGCCTGGCGCTGGGCGGCGAATACGGCGGTGCGGCGACCTACGTCGCCGAACATGCGCCGAAGAACAAACGCGGCTTTCACACAGGATTCATCCAGTCGACGGCGACATTGGGGTTGCTGCTGTCGCTGGCGGTGGTGCTGGCCTCTCGCCTGATTGCCGGTGACGGGTTCGACACCTGGGGCTGGCGCATTCCGTTCCTGCTGTCGATCGTGCTGGTGGCGATTTCGACGTGGATTCGCATGAGCCTGCATGAGTCGCCGTCGTTCACCAAAATGAAGAGCGAAGGCAAGCTGTCCAAGTCGCCGATCCGCGATTCGTTTACCGTCTGGCCCAATCTCAAAGTGGTGTTGATCGCGCTGTTCAGCGTCAACGCCGGTCAAGCCGTGACGTTCTACGCCGCGCAGTTCTACGTGCTGTTCTTCCTGACTCAAGTGTTGAAGGTTGATCCGTCACTGGCCAATACGTTGCTGATCGTCAGTGTGATCATCGGCGCGCCGTTCTTCGTGTTTTTCGGCTGGCTGTCCGACCGAATCGGCCGCAAGAAAATCATCGTCACCGGCCTGCTGCTGGCGACCGTGCTGTACTTCCCGCTGTTCAAGATGCTCGGCCATTACGCCAACCCGCAGATCGACGCCGCACGCCAGCAGTCGCCGATCGTCGTGGTGGCTGACCCGGCGACCTGCACCTTCCAGTTCGATCCGGTGGGCAAGGCGAAATTCGACAGCCCGTGCGACAAGGTCAAGACCCTGCTGATCAAGCAAGGCCTGCCGTACACCTCGCAATCCGCGGCCGCGGGCACCACCGTGCAAGTCACCGTGGGCAGTACGCAGATCACCGGTTACGACGAAGCCGCGCTGAACGGCGCAGTCAAGGCCGCCGGTTATCCCGCCAAGGCTGACTCCGCGCTGGTGAACGCGTCTGGCGTGGTGCTGGTGATCGTGGCCCTGATGCTGATTGCGACCATGACCTACGGCCCGCTCGCCGCGTTGATGGTCGAACTGTTCCCGACCCGCATCCGCTACACCTCGATGTCGCTCCCCTACCACATCGGCAACGGTTGGTTCGGCGGATTGCTGCCCACCATCTCCTTCGCGCTGGTGGTGTACACGGGCGACATCTTCTATGGATTGTGGTACCCGGTGCTGGTGACGGCGGTGAGCCTGGTCTGCAGCCTGCTGTTCTTGAAGGAAACCAAGGACGTAGACCTCGATAAGGTCTGA
- the xth gene encoding exodeoxyribonuclease III gives MKNLKIATFNVNGIGARLPNLLQWLEREQPDIVCLQELKAPDKAFPAHEIEAAGYGSLHLGQTSWNGVAILARDTEPLLIRKGLPGEEQDTQARYLEAAAHGVVVACLYLPNGNPQPGPKFDYKLRWFEHLIQHAESLQASDHPVVMAGDFNVVPTDEDIYNPRSWLKDALLQPESRDCYARLLAQGWLDSLRHLYPDERVYTFWDYFRQHWQKNSGLRIDHLLVNPVLAPHLKDAGVDAWVRGEEHPSDHAPTWIRLGAARKAKPRKNARKKTSADK, from the coding sequence ATGAAAAACCTGAAAATCGCCACGTTCAACGTCAACGGCATCGGTGCCCGGCTGCCGAACCTGTTGCAGTGGCTGGAGCGCGAGCAGCCGGACATCGTCTGTCTGCAAGAACTCAAGGCTCCGGACAAAGCGTTTCCTGCCCACGAGATCGAAGCGGCGGGCTATGGCTCGCTGCACCTGGGGCAGACGTCGTGGAACGGGGTCGCAATTCTGGCCCGTGACACCGAGCCACTGCTGATCCGTAAAGGCTTGCCAGGGGAAGAACAGGACACCCAGGCGCGGTATCTGGAGGCCGCCGCCCATGGCGTGGTGGTCGCGTGCCTGTACCTGCCCAACGGCAACCCGCAGCCCGGCCCCAAGTTCGACTACAAACTGCGCTGGTTCGAGCACCTGATCCAGCACGCCGAATCATTGCAGGCCAGCGACCACCCGGTGGTGATGGCCGGCGACTTCAACGTCGTGCCCACGGACGAAGACATCTACAACCCCCGCTCATGGCTGAAAGACGCCCTGCTGCAGCCCGAAAGCCGCGACTGTTATGCCCGGCTCCTCGCCCAAGGCTGGCTGGACTCGCTGCGGCACCTGTACCCGGACGAGCGCGTCTACACCTTCTGGGATTATTTCCGTCAGCACTGGCAGAAGAATTCCGGCTTGCGCATCGACCATTTGTTGGTCAATCCGGTGCTCGCTCCACACCTGAAAGATGCCGGCGTCGATGCTTGGGTGCGCGGCGAAGAACACCCCAGTGATCACGCCCCGACCTGGATTCGCCTGGGTGCCGCCCGCAAAGCCAAACCTCGAAAAAACGCGCGGAAAAAGACAAGCGCCGACAAATAG
- a CDS encoding DUF2231 domain-containing protein, whose product MTDTAYSPYRHLPGPLHAILLAGTVPLFLGGLLSDIAYYNSYLIQWSNFASWLIAGAMLFCGLALLFALVNLIRAERKSGRPVLYFLLLLVTWGLGWINSFEHAKDAWAVMPSGLILSVIVTVLSIVSAWIGLTNLRSGDAR is encoded by the coding sequence GTGACCGACACTGCCTACTCCCCCTACCGCCACCTCCCCGGCCCGCTTCACGCGATTCTGCTGGCGGGCACGGTCCCGTTGTTTCTCGGCGGGCTGCTCAGCGACATCGCCTACTACAACAGTTACCTGATCCAATGGAGCAATTTCGCGTCGTGGCTGATTGCCGGGGCCATGCTGTTCTGTGGCCTGGCGTTGCTGTTTGCGCTGGTCAACCTGATCCGGGCGGAGCGCAAATCCGGCCGCCCGGTCCTGTATTTCCTGCTCCTGCTCGTCACGTGGGGGCTGGGCTGGATCAATTCATTCGAACACGCCAAGGACGCCTGGGCCGTGATGCCGTCGGGGCTGATTCTGTCGGTGATCGTGACCGTGCTGAGCATCGTTTCCGCCTGGATCGGTCTGACCAACCTTCGCTCGGGAGACGCACGATGA
- a CDS encoding sorbosone dehydrogenase family protein, whose amino-acid sequence MKPAFALTALSMSLLLSACGAGKDNPQAHGPDPKMPQAERGLLPSMKIAEPVAWGDQKPKVPEGYSISAIATDLKVPRQTLVLPNGDILIAEGKGGTEAPKLKPKDVIASYIKAEGNTKVKGGNRLTLLRDADGDGKYEMKTVFAENLNAPYGLAYANGKLYVANQDALVRFDYTDGQTKATGEPVTVTELPAKINHHWTKSLAITPDGSTLYVGIGSNSNVTERGMEVELDRAQIWQIDAKTGAHKPYATGTRNPTSLKIQPGTGVLWAVANERDELGEDLVPDYLTSIREGAFYGWPYSYWGQNVDTRAQPQDPKKVALAVKPDYSLGSHVAALGLDFSIPAIGDKFADGVFVGEHGSWNRENPVGYKVVFVPFSNGKPSGEPVDFATGFRGDDGKTRGRPVGVTVDPRGGVIIADDLSNTVWRVTRNR is encoded by the coding sequence ATGAAACCTGCCTTTGCACTGACTGCCCTGTCCATGTCCCTGCTGCTGAGCGCTTGCGGTGCAGGAAAGGACAACCCGCAAGCCCACGGCCCCGACCCGAAAATGCCCCAGGCTGAACGCGGGTTGCTGCCGAGCATGAAAATCGCCGAGCCGGTGGCCTGGGGTGACCAGAAACCCAAGGTGCCCGAGGGTTACAGCATCTCGGCGATTGCCACTGACCTGAAAGTGCCGCGCCAGACGCTGGTGTTGCCCAACGGCGACATTCTGATCGCGGAAGGCAAAGGCGGCACCGAAGCGCCGAAGCTCAAGCCCAAGGACGTGATCGCCAGTTACATCAAGGCCGAAGGCAACACAAAGGTCAAAGGCGGCAACCGCCTGACCCTGTTGCGGGATGCCGATGGCGACGGCAAATACGAGATGAAGACCGTGTTCGCCGAAAACCTCAACGCGCCGTATGGGCTGGCCTACGCGAACGGCAAACTGTACGTCGCCAACCAGGACGCGCTGGTGCGCTTCGACTACACCGACGGCCAGACCAAGGCCACGGGCGAGCCCGTGACCGTCACCGAGCTGCCAGCGAAGATCAATCACCACTGGACCAAATCACTGGCCATCACCCCGGACGGCAGCACGCTGTACGTGGGCATCGGTTCGAACAGCAACGTCACCGAGCGTGGCATGGAGGTCGAACTGGACCGGGCGCAAATCTGGCAGATCGACGCCAAGACTGGCGCGCACAAACCGTACGCCACGGGCACCCGTAACCCGACGTCGTTGAAAATCCAGCCCGGCACTGGGGTGCTGTGGGCCGTGGCCAACGAGCGGGATGAATTGGGTGAAGACCTGGTGCCGGATTACCTGACGTCGATCCGTGAAGGCGCGTTTTACGGCTGGCCGTACAGCTATTGGGGCCAGAACGTCGACACCCGCGCCCAGCCGCAAGACCCGAAAAAGGTTGCGCTGGCAGTCAAACCGGATTACAGCCTCGGTTCTCACGTGGCCGCGCTGGGTCTCGACTTCTCGATCCCGGCCATTGGCGACAAGTTCGCGGATGGCGTTTTTGTCGGCGAGCACGGCAGCTGGAACCGCGAGAACCCGGTGGGCTACAAAGTGGTGTTCGTGCCGTTCAGCAACGGTAAGCCTTCCGGGGAGCCGGTGGATTTCGCCACCGGTTTCCGAGGTGACGACGGCAAGACCCGAGGCCGGCCGGTCGGGGTCACGGTGGACCCTCGCGGTGGCGTGATCATTGCGGATGACCTGTCCAATACGGTCTGGCGTGTAACGCGCAATCGTTGA